One Actinomadura viridis genomic region harbors:
- a CDS encoding metal-dependent hydrolase family protein, with product MNTLYLVNAQIIDGSGADPIQDGWLRIERGRITATGRGPVTTGCQPVLDVGGRTVIPGLIDAHTHLAATEMLNLVDTVSRPVLAAKTFANLRQTLEAGFTTVRDAGFTDYGFKEAVEQGLVPGPRMFLATGPLSQTGGHGDFRPAGDQERQRRSDGLYHPGVIVDGVAQCQWGAREVLRRGADQIKIMAGGGCTSPTDHVTHTQFTAEEIAVVVHEARARHTYVMAHGYTPESIGACVAAGVRSIEHANLVDERAAEAMAAAGTFAVPTIATFDLLVSDGQAQGLTADSAAQAAHVLARAYEALRILVDKGVRIASGSDVLGAHQPFKALELRLKASVLGPMGALVAATRTNAELLGLKDLGTLETGKIADLVVVDGDPLDDISVLQDSDRIHLVVKNGRAVVDRAGLALGSGGDRGGELTGASSAGVVTTATDSGRSQAPARSALSQDDDGHHPRGVRGPSPPAERGRSFQ from the coding sequence GTGAACACGTTGTACCTGGTCAATGCCCAGATCATCGACGGAAGCGGTGCGGATCCCATCCAGGACGGATGGCTCCGCATCGAACGCGGCCGTATCACGGCAACGGGCCGAGGGCCCGTGACCACCGGTTGCCAGCCGGTCCTCGACGTCGGCGGCCGGACGGTGATTCCCGGGCTGATCGACGCTCATACGCATCTCGCGGCCACCGAGATGCTCAACCTCGTGGACACCGTCTCGCGGCCCGTCCTTGCCGCGAAGACCTTCGCGAACCTGCGCCAGACACTGGAAGCAGGCTTCACCACGGTGCGTGACGCCGGGTTCACGGATTACGGGTTCAAGGAGGCGGTGGAACAGGGACTGGTGCCGGGGCCGCGCATGTTCCTGGCCACCGGGCCGCTGAGTCAGACCGGCGGCCATGGCGACTTCCGTCCGGCCGGGGATCAGGAGCGGCAGCGCCGGAGCGACGGCCTGTACCACCCCGGGGTGATCGTCGACGGTGTCGCGCAGTGCCAGTGGGGTGCCCGTGAAGTGCTCCGGCGCGGGGCGGACCAGATCAAGATCATGGCGGGTGGGGGCTGCACGTCGCCCACGGACCACGTGACCCACACGCAGTTCACCGCCGAGGAGATCGCGGTCGTCGTCCACGAGGCACGAGCCCGCCACACGTACGTGATGGCGCACGGCTACACGCCCGAGTCGATCGGCGCCTGTGTCGCGGCCGGTGTGCGCAGCATCGAGCACGCCAATCTGGTCGACGAACGGGCAGCCGAGGCGATGGCGGCGGCAGGCACCTTCGCCGTTCCGACCATCGCCACCTTCGACCTGCTGGTCAGCGACGGCCAGGCGCAGGGGTTGACCGCGGACAGCGCCGCGCAGGCCGCCCATGTGCTCGCCCGCGCCTACGAGGCGCTGCGCATCCTGGTGGACAAGGGCGTACGCATCGCCTCCGGCTCGGACGTGCTGGGCGCGCACCAGCCCTTCAAGGCCCTGGAGTTGCGGCTGAAAGCCTCGGTACTTGGGCCGATGGGGGCGCTTGTCGCCGCGACGCGCACCAACGCCGAGCTACTTGGCCTGAAGGATCTCGGAACCCTCGAGACAGGAAAGATAGCCGACCTGGTCGTCGTGGACGGCGACCCTCTCGACGACATCTCGGTGCTCCAGGACAGCGACCGCATCCACCTGGTCGTCAAGAACGGCCGCGCAGTGGTCGACAGGGCCGGCCTGGCTCTCGGTTCCGGCGGCGACCGCGGTGGGGAACTCACCGGAGCGAGTAGCGCCGGCGTCGTGACAACGGCGACGGACTCTGGGCGTAGCCAGGCACCCGCGCGCTCCGCCCTTTCCCAGGACGATGACGGGCACCATCCTCGCGGCGTCCGAGGCCCAAGCCCTCCGGCTGAGCGTGGACGGTCCTTCCAGTAA
- a CDS encoding MFS transporter, translated as MNHIARLERLPLSRVHRKLLVVGGLGYTFDGADAAIIAFILPVVADKWDLGAGQISLLASALLIGFLVGALGAGALGDKVGRKKVMLGSLILYTSMTLAAAFSPDFWVLFVFRVLAGAGIGAESAIIAPYLSEFVPGRHRGRFIGAVAGFFSFGYVLSALIGRYVISPFDEGWRYAQIILAMPILAVIWWRRAMPESPRYLLAKGRISEADVVVSRMEEAVLKETGRPLPPVDPAPPVTSATSALAHASMGKKIAVLWSATFARRTLVAWVMWFCLTFAYYGFFTMMPKLLADSGMTVVKSFSFVFYIYLAQIPGYFSAAWLSEYIDRKRCIALYLSGATLAALGMALSHEESGIIGFGAALSLFMNGVYALLYTYTPETYPTEIRATGQGTASAFGRIGGIIAPFAFTFAAAQGGLNAVFSVTSVVLLVGVLTVLSLGVATKGRTLEHLSPTRHGPAADSNPLRTENDRTRT; from the coding sequence ATGAATCACATCGCACGGCTCGAACGCCTGCCGTTGAGCCGCGTCCACCGCAAACTCCTTGTCGTCGGCGGTCTCGGCTACACCTTCGACGGCGCCGATGCGGCGATCATCGCCTTCATCCTGCCCGTCGTGGCGGACAAGTGGGACCTGGGCGCCGGCCAGATCTCGCTTCTGGCAAGCGCACTTCTCATCGGCTTCCTGGTGGGCGCCCTCGGCGCCGGCGCTCTGGGCGACAAGGTGGGCCGCAAGAAGGTCATGCTCGGCTCGCTCATCCTGTACACCAGCATGACGCTGGCGGCAGCCTTCAGTCCCGACTTCTGGGTGCTCTTCGTCTTCCGCGTCCTGGCGGGCGCAGGGATCGGGGCCGAGAGCGCCATCATCGCCCCCTACCTGTCGGAGTTCGTCCCCGGCCGCCACCGGGGCCGCTTCATCGGCGCGGTCGCCGGATTCTTCTCCTTCGGCTACGTGCTGTCCGCCTTGATCGGCCGCTACGTGATCTCCCCCTTCGACGAGGGCTGGCGGTACGCGCAGATCATCCTGGCCATGCCCATCCTCGCCGTGATCTGGTGGCGGCGCGCCATGCCCGAATCTCCCCGCTACCTGCTGGCCAAGGGCCGCATCAGCGAAGCGGATGTCGTCGTAAGCCGGATGGAGGAGGCGGTCCTCAAGGAGACCGGCCGGCCCCTGCCCCCGGTGGACCCCGCGCCGCCGGTGACGTCGGCTACGAGCGCCCTCGCGCACGCCTCGATGGGCAAGAAGATCGCCGTACTGTGGAGCGCGACCTTCGCAAGGAGGACGCTTGTGGCGTGGGTGATGTGGTTCTGTCTCACCTTCGCCTACTACGGCTTCTTCACGATGATGCCCAAGCTCCTCGCCGACAGCGGCATGACCGTGGTGAAGTCCTTCAGCTTCGTCTTCTACATCTACCTCGCCCAGATCCCCGGCTACTTCAGCGCCGCCTGGCTGTCGGAGTACATCGACCGCAAGCGCTGCATCGCCCTGTACCTGTCCGGTGCCACGCTGGCCGCACTCGGCATGGCCCTATCCCACGAAGAAAGTGGGATCATCGGCTTCGGCGCGGCTCTATCGCTGTTCATGAACGGCGTCTACGCGCTGCTGTACACCTACACCCCGGAAACCTACCCCACGGAAATCCGAGCCACCGGCCAGGGAACGGCCTCCGCGTTCGGCCGTATCGGCGGCATCATCGCACCCTTCGCCTTCACCTTCGCCGCGGCCCAAGGCGGTCTGAACGCCGTTTTCAGTGTGACGTCGGTGGTGCTGCTGGTCGGCGTGCTGACCGTGCTGTCACTGGGGGTGGCCACCAAGGGGCGCACCCTGGAGCACCTCAGCCCCACCAGGCACGGGCCCGCGGCGGATTCCAACCCGCTCCGGACGGAGAACGATCGGACCAGGACCTGA
- a CDS encoding GntR family transcriptional regulator has product MLKRVTAVDALADELRRQILSGDLPPGSKLPEVELAGRFKVARPTVRSALQRLVERGVLHRDTGRSAVVPELSRADVRDVYFTREAVELHVVDHLTGSGRSLALLEPVRQAVRRMEELPAGAEWSDSVEADLAFHTALVAAAGSARLDRLFQGLLEEVRICLVQLEAHYPRRADLAGEHRRILAALEAGDAATARELMRTHLDGAARALLG; this is encoded by the coding sequence GTGCTGAAACGTGTCACCGCCGTGGACGCACTGGCCGATGAACTGCGCCGCCAGATCCTCAGTGGTGACCTGCCGCCCGGTTCGAAGCTGCCGGAGGTCGAGCTGGCCGGACGGTTCAAGGTGGCCCGGCCCACCGTGCGTTCCGCCTTGCAGCGTCTGGTCGAGCGCGGTGTTCTGCACCGCGACACCGGCCGCTCGGCCGTGGTGCCCGAGCTGAGCCGCGCGGACGTGCGCGACGTCTACTTCACGCGAGAGGCCGTCGAGCTGCACGTGGTCGACCACCTCACGGGCTCCGGCCGTTCACTCGCGCTGCTCGAACCGGTGAGGCAGGCCGTGCGGCGCATGGAGGAGCTTCCCGCCGGCGCCGAGTGGAGCGACTCGGTCGAGGCCGATCTGGCCTTTCACACGGCACTGGTCGCGGCCGCGGGCAGCGCCCGGCTGGACCGGCTGTTCCAGGGCCTGCTCGAGGAGGTCCGGATATGCCTGGTCCAGTTGGAGGCGCACTATCCACGGCGAGCCGACCTCGCCGGCGAGCACCGCCGGATACTGGCGGCTCTGGAGGCGGGGGACGCCGCGACGGCGCGGGAGCTGATGCGTACTCACCTGGACGGTGCCGCCCGGGCACTCCTGGGATAG
- a CDS encoding DMT family transporter, translated as MRSRRTPPLPRTSRSPALPLQPRSSEAVAASSSHFPSTDRRSGKGPSAGRAGAATAAGAIIWGTLGPVTAQFPPGHTVELAALRLLIGAAALYLHGLRGSLGHVRWQRRELAAVALGSVAVSGFSVCYFYAVELSGVATSTVIAIGGAPILAGGAARFVNKRSVTRTWAVATAVAVTGIALVSLPGGTIAFSLPGTALAILAAALYAAQADTIQVVARRHGPATAVAAIFAGSALTLTPWLPRAVPWAAADTGRLVSVLYLGVFTTAVAYALFAHGVDRLGAPTAVTISLLEPATAAVLAAAWLQQSLSILRWAGIVLVLGGLALMMRPPRPRQPTDSQQKAAR; from the coding sequence GTGCGCAGCCGTCGCACGCCCCCACTCCCTCGAACATCTCGGAGCCCTGCGTTGCCGCTCCAGCCCCGCTCCTCCGAAGCGGTCGCAGCCAGCAGTTCGCACTTCCCTTCCACCGACCGGCGATCAGGGAAGGGGCCATCCGCCGGCCGCGCCGGCGCGGCGACGGCGGCCGGCGCCATCATCTGGGGGACCCTCGGCCCGGTGACAGCCCAGTTCCCGCCCGGACACACGGTGGAGCTCGCCGCGTTGCGGCTGTTGATCGGCGCCGCGGCCCTGTATCTCCATGGGCTGCGGGGCAGCCTTGGCCACGTGCGGTGGCAGCGGCGGGAGTTGGCGGCCGTGGCTCTCGGTTCCGTGGCCGTGTCCGGCTTCTCGGTGTGCTACTTCTACGCCGTCGAGCTGTCGGGAGTGGCCACCAGCACCGTGATCGCCATCGGTGGCGCCCCGATCCTGGCGGGCGGCGCCGCGCGCTTTGTGAACAAGCGGTCCGTCACCCGTACTTGGGCCGTCGCCACGGCCGTGGCCGTCACCGGCATCGCCCTCGTGTCCCTCCCCGGCGGCACCATCGCCTTCAGCCTCCCCGGCACCGCACTGGCGATACTGGCGGCCGCCCTGTACGCGGCGCAGGCCGACACGATCCAGGTCGTGGCCCGCCGGCACGGACCCGCCACCGCGGTGGCGGCCATCTTCGCCGGGAGCGCGCTGACGCTGACGCCCTGGCTGCCTCGCGCCGTCCCCTGGGCGGCAGCCGACACCGGGCGCCTGGTCAGCGTCCTCTACCTCGGCGTGTTCACCACCGCCGTCGCCTACGCCCTGTTCGCCCACGGCGTCGACCGCCTTGGCGCACCCACCGCGGTCACCATCTCCCTGCTGGAGCCGGCCACCGCCGCCGTCCTGGCCGCCGCGTGGCTACAGCAGAGCCTTTCCATCCTGCGCTGGGCCGGAATCGTCCTCGTCCTGGGCGGGCTGGCCCTGATGATGCGGCCGCCCCGGCCTCGTCAGCCGACGGATTCGCAGCAGAAGGCCGCCCGCTGA
- a CDS encoding HAD family hydrolase, protein MSEKRWVTFDCFGTLVDWRHGIATGIELVAPAKGRQLLDVYNRHEPEVQRDHPGMRYSDVLTEALKRTSAEARLDLVEDDFRVLAAGIPFWPVFPDTREALRDLQASGWNLALLTNCDRVIIGETQRRLQVQFDAIVTAEDSGAYKPARNHFEYFEKSLGVTRDNWVHVAQSYFHDMVPASELNITRVWINRLNEGGDPSIAHAVRPDLSDLAATVDQVHRKFNG, encoded by the coding sequence ATGAGTGAGAAGCGTTGGGTCACCTTCGACTGTTTCGGCACTCTCGTGGATTGGCGCCACGGCATCGCCACCGGCATCGAACTGGTCGCGCCGGCCAAGGGACGGCAACTGCTGGACGTCTACAACCGCCACGAGCCGGAGGTGCAGAGGGACCACCCCGGTATGCGCTACAGCGACGTTCTCACGGAGGCGCTGAAGCGTACGTCCGCCGAGGCGAGGCTCGACCTGGTGGAGGACGACTTCCGGGTCCTGGCGGCCGGCATCCCGTTCTGGCCGGTCTTCCCCGATACTCGGGAGGCGCTGCGCGACCTCCAGGCGTCCGGATGGAACCTGGCCCTGCTGACCAACTGCGACCGGGTCATCATCGGCGAGACCCAGCGCCGCCTTCAGGTCCAGTTCGACGCGATCGTCACCGCCGAGGACTCCGGCGCCTACAAGCCGGCCCGAAACCACTTCGAGTACTTCGAGAAGTCCCTCGGTGTCACCCGCGATAACTGGGTGCATGTGGCGCAGAGCTACTTCCACGACATGGTCCCGGCCAGCGAGCTGAACATCACCCGGGTGTGGATCAATCGCCTCAACGAAGGCGGCGACCCGTCCATCGCGCACGCCGTCCGGCCTGACCTGAGCGATCTGGCGGCAACCGTCGACCAGGTCCACCGAAAGTTCAACGGCTGA